Proteins encoded in a region of the Pelmatolapia mariae isolate MD_Pm_ZW linkage group LG16_19, Pm_UMD_F_2, whole genome shotgun sequence genome:
- the LOC134645390 gene encoding GTPase IMAP family member 9-like codes for MVGEDQILRIVLVGKTGVGKSAAGNTILGREAFESELSPSSLTSECHKAKGNVDGRKVAVIDTPGLFDTNFTQEVLNRIKMCISLSAPGPHAFLVVLHLGRFTQEEKDTVQMIQTTFGEDAAKYTMVLFTHGDQLKKQTIENFISESPDLIAIIRKCGNRYHVFNNEIKDPKQISQLLDKIDKMTAVNGGGCYTNAMFMKAEAAIEKEKERLLKEMEAQKQRELDKLRAKYGGRATREERKVHMRYHYEARARAEKSNDFTSAPAIAVATACGAAIGGVLGIAGGPIGLAVGIAAGAAVGATVGALAVRVSDRCHIQ; via the exons ATGGTCGGGGAGGACCAGATCTT GAGGATTGTTCTTGTGGGGAAGACGGGAGTGGGGAAGAGTGCAGCAGGAAACACAATCCTGGGGAGAGAGGCCTTTGAATCAGAACTGTCACCATCCTCTCTGACGTCTGAATGCCATAAAGCAAAGGGGAATGTTGACGGTCGAAAGGTAGCTGTCATTGATACTCCAGGCCTTTTTGACACGAATTTCACTCAAGAAGTATTGAATAGGATCAAGATGTGCATCTCTCTGTCTGCCCCTGGTCCTCATGCCTTCCTTGTGGTTCTTCATCTGGGCAGGTTCACCCAGGAAGAGAAAGATACTGTTCAGATGATCCAGACCACCTTTGGTGAAGATGCAGCAAAATACACAATGGTGTTATTTACACATGGAGACCAGTTAAAGAAGCAAACCAttgaaaactttatttcagAAAGTCCTGATCTCATAGCCATCATTCGAAAGTGTGGTAACAGATACCATGTCTTCAACAATGAAATCAAAGATCCCAAACAAATCTCTCAGCTCCTGGACAAAATTGACAAGATGACTGCAGTTAATGGTGGAGGTTGCTATACCAATGCAATGTTCATGAAAGCAGAGGCAGCCatagaaaaggagaaagagcgACTCCTGAAGGAGATGGAAGCACAGAAGCAGAGAGAGCTTGATAAACTGAGAGCCAAATATGGAGGAAGGGCCACCAGAGAGGAGCGCAAGGTGCATATGAGATATCATTATGAAGCCAGAGCCAGAGCCGAAAAATCAAACGACTTCACTTCAGCACCAGCAATAGCTGTTGCAACAGCCTGTGGTGCTGCCATTGGAGGTGTGCTTGGAATTGCAGGCGGTCCAATAGGTTTGGCAGTTGGAATTGctgctggagcagctgttgGAGCTACAGTTGGTGCTTTAGCAGTGAGAGTCTCAGATCGCTGCCACATACAATGA